The following DNA comes from Candidatus Methylacidiphilum fumarolicum.
TTGGAGGGGTTTTCCCGCAGGAACGGGAAACCGCCCGTTTGGAATCCCGATGAGGGGAACTGTTTTGGATAGATGACTCCAGTCACTGGCTAACCGCAGCCGATAGAAGCGAAGCGGGAGCAACAGCTATCGCGATTCGTGGAAGTGCTGGCGGATTGTCTGTTGCCGGCTCATCAACACCACGTCAGTTAACTGGAGAACGAAACAGTCTTGGCAATACCGGGCTGTCTTGGCCTAATACCAAGGCAAAAAGTACGAATTCGGTTCAGACGTAAGCAAGTCCCGAGTATGATTTTAGGAACAGTTTGAAAAATTTATTTCAAAAAAGGGGCTTTTAGTTTCATTTTTTTCTTGGTATCCATTTCAAGAGGCAATTCATTAAAGTATTGATGGAAAAGAAAACAGACGAAACTACAGGGAAAAAAGAGCCTTTTTGGGGAATAGGCGAACTTGTTGTTAGACTGATAGAGCTTTTGGAAGCAGAAATAGACTATTTTCGGTACAGGGCTTGGTCCTTAATTTTTCTCCTTCTTTTAAGTCTAATCCTTCTTACCTTTTCCGTTCTTTCCCTTTTTATTGGTTTTCTTTATAGTATATGGGGACTTTATCTTCTTTTTAGTGCAGAGGTGGGGAAGATAGGAGGGGCATTCCTCTGCGCATCGTTTATGGTTGTGCTTTCGGGATTTTTTCTATGGATGATAAAAAAAATAGCAAACAGAATGTTGAAGTAAGGCGGAATGAAGCGAGGATACGATTCCTGGATTCTTTACAAAGAGTAAGCGATAATCTTTCAAAAGAAAATACGCTGTTTATAAGCCTTCTCATTGGAATAGTGACTGGTCTTGTGCTTTATTCTCTTCGTTGGATGCTCTCCAAAGTTACCCGAGTGGGTCTATTTTATTATATATTTCAACAAGTGTGGAAAATTGTATGGAAATATATCCAGAAACAACCATTTAAGTCGGAGTCTCCTGAAGAAAAGAAAACGACTGAAGACACCTCTAGAAACAATCCGTTCTCAAAGTAATTTTACCTAAATAAGCTCTCTAAACATCACATACACATCGACACATCCATAGATAGGATGGCGGAAAGCTTTTGGAATTGTCCCTACAATTTTAAAACCTAGTTTTAACCATAGGTTGATTGCTGGATAATTGGTACTGACAACATAATTAAATTGTATAGCTTGAAAGTTTTGTTTTCTTGCATTTTCTATCGCATGCTTCCCCATGGCTTCCCCAATGCCCCGTTTACGGTAAGGTTTGGCAACAAAAAAGGAAGCATTGGCAATGTGATTCCCAAGTCCAATAAAGTTTGGTTTAAGGAGATAACCGCCGACAATTATACCGTTAAGGCAGGAACAATATCTCCAAACTGGTGGAGGAACATTCCAAAAATTAAGAAAATCGGCATAGGAAAATGGGAGAGAAAAGGGATAAGCAGTTTGTTCTTCAACAACGGATTTAAAAAGAAAATAGAGTTTTAAACAATCCTCATTTGTTGCTTTCCTGATGATAAGTTCATCGGACATAGGAAAAAAAATCTAAAATTTTTTACAATTACTATATCCTTTAAAAGGTTAAAGGGATAGAATAGGACTTTTGAAAATTGATCAATTGCTAATGGACACTTTTTGTGCCAATGGCATAGGAATAAATATAAGTTAACGATGGATCTTTCGAAACCTACGGAGAAACAGAAGCTAGTAAAATCGCTGAATGCCTTTGATCTTTTTTTGCTTGGAGTTGGAGCGATCATTGGATCAGGAATTTTTGTATTGACAGGAGTTGCAGCAGCAAGGGAAGCAGGCCCAGCATTGAGCATTTCTTTTGTCTTTGCAGGCATTGTATGTCTTTTTACTGCATTCTCGTATGCTGAATTTGCTTCTGTCATTCATTCAGCTGGAAGCGCTTATACCTATGCCTACAAGATGATCGGAAGGTTTGCTGGATGGATTACAGGCTGGTGCTTAATTTTGGCCTATCTTTTGACAGGTGCAGTTGTTTCTATTGGATGGTCGGCGTATATGGTGGATCTACTCCATGCTCTCGGAATCCCTTTCTCATCCAAATTTGCTCATGCTCCATCGGAAGGAGGGGTAATGAATGTTCCAGCAATGGGAATTGTCTTTTTGATGTCCCTTTTACTTTCTAAAGGAGCAAAAGAAAGTGCTTGGTTTAATCATTTTATTGTAGGTTTAAAATTATTGGTAATTCTTTTGTTTATCTTTATTGCCTCTAGACATATTGATCCTTCTAATTGGACCCCTTTTATGCCTTTTGGATGGAAAGGAGTGATGGGAGGAGCGGCATTTATTTTTTTTGCTTATCTAGGGTTTGATGCGGTCTCAACGACAGCAGAGGAAGCTAAGAACCCTGGAAAAGACTTGCCATTAGGGATCATTGGGTCCCTTGTGTTTTGCACTTTCCTTTATATCCTCGTGGGTCTAATGCTTACTGGTGTTGTTTCTTATAGGATGCTGGATGTAAAAGATCCAGTCGCTTTTGCTTTAATACAGGTAGGAGAGCATCTGGCAGCATCGATTGTAAGCATTGGAGCTTTAGGTGGTATCACTTCGGCTCTTCTTGTTAATATGTATGGACAGAGCAGGATATTCTTTGCCATGTCTCGTGATCGGTTTTTACCTTCATTTCTAGAAAAGCTTCATCCTAAGTTCAATACTCCTTACCGAATCATACTTGGTTCAGGTTTTATTATGGCTTTACTTTCTGGTTTTACGCCAATTCAGACAGTTGCTGAGCTTACAAATGTTGGGGCTTTAACAGCATTTATAATGGTCTCGGTATCTGTTTTGGTAATGAGAAAGAAATACCCCGAGCTGGTGGCTCCTTTCAGAGCCCCTGGAATGCCATGGACTGGCATTCTTTCCATTGTCAGTTGTTTCTTTTTAATTGCTCATTTGAACAAGATTGTCCTTATGGCTTTCGTAGGCTGGCTTTTTATTGGTTTTGTCATGTATCTATTTTACTGGGAAAATCCTCTAGATAAAAGAAAGAGAGGATTACGGTTATGAGGCAAATAGGTAATAGACACAGGCAAAAAGAAAAGAGCAATTTTAAAGAGCTCCCTCTGTCCTAGGAGCGTAATAAATAGTTAATAATATAGCCATGCCAAACTAGTTAATATATGCATGGCGAACCTATATACGCTGAAGAAGTTTGGCGCGCTGATCGGCCGG
Coding sequences within:
- a CDS encoding GNAT family N-acetyltransferase — its product is MSDELIIRKATNEDCLKLYFLFKSVVEEQTAYPFSLPFSYADFLNFWNVPPPVWRYCSCLNGIIVGGYLLKPNFIGLGNHIANASFFVAKPYRKRGIGEAMGKHAIENARKQNFQAIQFNYVVSTNYPAINLWLKLGFKIVGTIPKAFRHPIYGCVDVYVMFRELI
- a CDS encoding amino acid permease, whose amino-acid sequence is MDLSKPTEKQKLVKSLNAFDLFLLGVGAIIGSGIFVLTGVAAAREAGPALSISFVFAGIVCLFTAFSYAEFASVIHSAGSAYTYAYKMIGRFAGWITGWCLILAYLLTGAVVSIGWSAYMVDLLHALGIPFSSKFAHAPSEGGVMNVPAMGIVFLMSLLLSKGAKESAWFNHFIVGLKLLVILLFIFIASRHIDPSNWTPFMPFGWKGVMGGAAFIFFAYLGFDAVSTTAEEAKNPGKDLPLGIIGSLVFCTFLYILVGLMLTGVVSYRMLDVKDPVAFALIQVGEHLAASIVSIGALGGITSALLVNMYGQSRIFFAMSRDRFLPSFLEKLHPKFNTPYRIILGSGFIMALLSGFTPIQTVAELTNVGALTAFIMVSVSVLVMRKKYPELVAPFRAPGMPWTGILSIVSCFFLIAHLNKIVLMAFVGWLFIGFVMYLFYWENPLDKRKRGLRL